Proteins encoded within one genomic window of Glycine soja cultivar W05 chromosome 1, ASM419377v2, whole genome shotgun sequence:
- the LOC114410681 gene encoding pre-mRNA-splicing factor ATP-dependent RNA helicase DEAH1-like, with translation MDNDDSLKNWVSDKLMSLLGYSQPTLVRYMIGLSHQASSPAHLVDKLVEFRIPSSSDTRAFAEEIFSRVPRVPSSLNQYQKQEREAAILARKQKTYTILKADDNSDHAYAYKSRKPDNRSKRFRKKSEVHDDEGIARKERGRQVKRRISPHKDNHSDSEEEEEILEDQREKKELERHMRERDEAVTRKLVTEPRLTRKEKEEAIRRSNAAENDDIQTLRNFSRQEYLKKREEKKLLQLRDDIEDEQYLFEGVELSEAELCKLRYDKEMYELVKKRSKEDDNVNEYYRMPEAYDHEGGVNQEKRFSVAMQRYRDPNAEDKMNPFAEQEALEERQIRKATLKFDSRNRKQAFDEYQFVFDDQIDFVKTSVIDGDKFDYEEMVEDSHEKSRAKTAREALQEEREKLPIYPYREQLLQAVHDHQVLIIDGETGSGKTTQIPQYLHEAGYTKHGMVACTQPRRLAAISVAARVSKEMGVKLGHEVGYSIRFEDCTTDKTVIKYMTDGMLLREFLGEPDLASYSVLIVDEAHERTLSTDILFGLVKDIARFRPDLKLLISSATLDADKFSDYFDSAPKFKIPGRRYPYEIFNFTEAPSDYLDAAIEASLKIHVTEPPGDILVFLTGQEEIETAEENLKHRIRGLGTKIGELKICPIYANLPTELQAKIFDPTPERVRKVVLATNIAETSLTIDGIKYVIDPGYCKMKSYNPRTGMESLKVTPISKASAMQRAGRCGRTGPGKCFQLYTAYTFHKEMDDNTVPEIQRTNLANVVLTLKCLGIDNVMHFDFMDPPSDDALLKALELLYALSALNKFGELTKVGRRMAEFPLDPTLSKMIVASEKFKCSDDIISIAAMLSVGKSIFYRPKDKQVYADNAMRNFHTGNVGDHIALLRVYNSWKETNYSTQWCYENYIQVRSMRQARDIRDQLAGLLERVEIELTSNSSDFDAIKKSITSGFFPHSARLQKYGIYKTVKQSQNVRIHPGSGLAQVLPRWVVYHELVLTTKEYMRQVTEINPGWLAEIAPHYYQLKDVEDSYSN, from the coding sequence ATGGATAATGATGACAGTCTAAAGAATTGGGTATCCGACAAATTGATGTCTCTATTAGGATATTCTCAGCCCACCCTTGTTCGGTACATGATCGGACTATCCCACCAAGCTTCTTCACCGGCTCATTTGGTTGACAAACTAGTGGAGTTTCGGATCCCATCATCAAGCGACACTCGCGCATTCGCGGAGGAAATTTTTTCTAGGGTTCCTCGTGTACCATCGAGTTTGAATCAGTATCAGAAACAAGAGAGGGAGGCTGCAATACTGGCAAGGAAGCAGAAGACTTACACAATTTTAAAGGCTGATGACAATAGTGACCATGCATATGCATATAAATCTAGAAAGCCTGATAATCGTAGCAAACGTTTCAGGAAGAAATCAGAAGTTCACGATGATGAGGGAATTGCGAGAAAGGAGAGGGGGAGACAAGTTAAGAGAAGAATTTCCCCTCATAAAGATAATCATTCAGattcagaagaagaagaagaaatattgGAAGAtcaaagagagaagaaggaattAGAGCGGCATATGAGAGAAAGAGACGAAGCAGTGACACGGAAGTTGGTGACTGAACCGAGATTAACGcgaaaggagaaagaagaggcCATTCGAAGATCTAATGCTGCAGAGAATGATGACATTCAAACCTTGAGAAATTTTTCGAGGCAAGAATACTTGAAGAAAAGGGAGGAAAAGAAATTGCTACAACTGAGAGATGATATAGAAGATGAGCAATATCTGTTTGAAGGTGTTGAGCTTTCAGAAGCAGAATTATGCAAACTGAGGTACGATAAAGAGATGTATGAGCTTGTGAAGAAGCGGTCGAAAGAGGATGATAATGTGAATGAGTACTATAGAATGCCAGAAGCTTATGATCATGAAGGCGGTGTTAACCAGGAGAAGAGGTTTTCTGTGGCTATGCAGCGTTACAGGGATCCAAATGCTGAGGATAAGATGAATCCATTCGCCGAACAGGAGGCCTTGGAGGAACGTCAAATTCGAAAGGCAACGTTGAAGTTTGACTCAAGAAATAGAAAACAAGCCTTTGATGAGTATCAGTTTGTGTTTGATGATCAGATTGATTTTGTCAAGACATCGGTAATAGATGGAGATAAGTTTGATTATGAAGAGATGGTGGAAGATTCACATGAAAAGTCCAGAGCAAAGACAGCTAGGGAAGCACTTCAGGAAGAGAGGGAAAAGCTACCCATTTACCCTTATCGGGAGCAATTGCTCCAAGCTGTTCACGATCACCAGGTACTTATCATTGATGGTGAAACTGGTTCGGGGAAGACTACACAAATTCCTCAATACCTTCATGAAGCGGGCTACACAAAACATGGAATGGTTGCGTGTACTCAGCCGCGACGCCTTGCTGCTATAAGTGTTGCTGCTCGAGTTTCCAAAGAAATGGGTGTTAAATTAGGACATGAGGTTGGCTACTCCATCCGTTTTGAAGATTGTACAACAGATAAGACAGTGATTAAATACATGACAGATGGAATGTTGCTGAGGGAATTCCTTGGTGAACCTGATTTGGCAAGTTATAGTGTTTTGATCGTGGATGAGGCTCACGAAAGAACACTATCAACAGATATTCTGTTTGGATTAGTAAAGGATATTGCTCGTTTCAGACCTGATCTCAAGTTGCTGATATCAAGTGCTACACTTGATGCTGACAAGTTCAGCGATTACTTTGATTCTGcaccaaaattcaaaattccagGGAGACGGTATCCTTATGAAATATTTAACTTTACCGAAGCACCAAGTGACTACTTAGATGCAGCAATTGAGGCCTCACTCAAAATCCATGTCACTGAACCTCCTGGAGATATATTGGTATTCCTTACGGGTCAAGAAGAAATTGAAACAGCTGAAGAAAACTTGAAGCATCGGATCAGAGGCTTGGGGACTAAGATTGGTGAGTTAAAAATCTGCCCTATATATGCCAACCTACCAACTGAACTTCAAGCTAAAATATTTGATCCCACTCCTGAAAGGGTGCGAAAGGTTGTCCTTGCTACTAATATTGCAGAAACGTCATTGACAATTGATGGCATCAAGTATGTCATTGATCCAGGATATTGTAAGATGAAGAGTTATAATCCAAGAACCGGAATGGAGTCTTTGAAAGTAACTCCAATCTCAAAAGCTTCAGCTATGCAAAGAGCCGGTCGTTGTGGAAGAACAGGTCCTGGTAAGTGCTTCCAACTGTATACTGCATATACTTTTCACAAGGAAATGGACGATAACACTGTACCAGAAATACAGCGGACTAACCTTGCAAATGTGGTTTTAACTTTAAAATGTCTTGGTATTGACAATGTAATGCATTTTGATTTTATGGATCCTCCATCTGATGATGCCTTATTGAAAGCTCTTGAGCTTTTATATGCATTAAGTGCATTGAATAAGTTTGGTGAGTTAACTAAGGTTGGTAGACGGATGGCAGAGTTCCCTCTTGATCCTACATTGTCAAAAATGATAGTGGCCTCAGAAAAGTTCAAGTGTTCAGATGATATAATCTCTATTGCTGCTATGCTTTCTGTTGGTAAGTCAATATTCTACCGTCCAAAGGATAAACAAGTATATGCAGACAATGCAATGAGGAATTTTCACACTGGAAATGTTGGAGACCATATTGCATTACTAAGGGTCTACAATTCATGGAAGGAGACCAATTATTCAACACAATGGTGTTATGAAAATTACATACAGGTAAGGAGCATGAGACAGGCTAGGGATATCCGTGATCAACTTGCAGGTCTTTTAGAGAGGGTTGAGATCGAACTAACTTCAAATTCTAGTGATTTCGATGCCATCAAGAAATCCATTACATCTGGGTTTTTCCCACACTCTGCGAGACTGCAAAAGTATGGAATATATAAGACTGTTAAACAATCACAGAATGTTCGCATACACCCTGGTTCGGGGCTGGCGCAGGTTCTTCCTAGATGGGTTGTATACCATGAACTAGTACTCACAACCAAGGAATATATGAGGCAGGTGACAGAGATAAATCCAGGGTGGCTGGCGGAGATAGCCCCTCACTATTACCAGCTGAAGGATGTTGAAGATTCATATTCCAACTAG
- the LOC114401513 gene encoding thioredoxin H2-like, with protein MGANLSNVENAHKSSGHLLTFHSTAKWKTHFDASKQTNKLMVIDFTATWCGPCKSMDPIIQEYAAKYTNVEFIKIDVDELMEVSQEFKVQAMPTFILIKKGKVVDKVVGAKKEELQKLIEKHLN; from the exons ATGGGAGCCAACTTATCCAACGTGGAGAATGCTCATAAATCATCCGGCCACCTTCTCACCTTCCATTCCACCGCTAAATGGAAGACTCACTTTGATGCCTCCAAACAAACTAACAAGTTG ATGGTGATCGATTTCACGGCTACATGGTGTGGACCTTGCAAATCCATGGACCCAATTATCCAAGAGTATGCTGCAAAGTACACCAACGTGGAATTCATCAAAATTGATGTGGATGAATTGATG GAGGTCTCTCAAGAATTCAAGGTGCAGGCAATGCCAACATTCATATTGATAAAGAAAGGCAAAGTTGTTGATAAGGTGGTGGGTGCAAAAAAGGAAGAGCTGCAAAAGCTTATTGAGAAACATCTAAATTAA